One stretch of Candidatus Binatia bacterium DNA includes these proteins:
- the thiE gene encoding thiamine-phosphate synthase encodes MPKTTSKESAVFCFAWPVYPIVDCDTAPGGDPLGLARSLAEAGAPLLQLRAKSLDTRGLVDLALEMAALCEQYGTRLIVNDRADVAEVVHAAGVHLGQEDLPPAVVRRWFSPPRIIGYSTHNLTQALAAARSGSVDYIGVGPIFSTTTKANPDPVVGLQGLREIRAAVAIPIVAIGGITEANAQAVLDAGADAVAMIRAIARAENPGQFVRGLAEHLARKSHATEG; translated from the coding sequence ATGCCCAAGACGACAAGTAAAGAATCCGCCGTGTTCTGCTTTGCCTGGCCTGTGTACCCGATTGTAGACTGCGATACCGCACCGGGCGGCGACCCACTCGGGTTGGCAAGGAGTCTTGCGGAAGCGGGCGCGCCGCTCCTGCAGCTACGGGCCAAGTCCCTCGACACCCGTGGCCTCGTGGATTTAGCTCTCGAAATGGCTGCCCTTTGCGAGCAGTATGGTACTCGACTGATCGTGAATGACCGCGCCGACGTGGCCGAAGTGGTTCATGCCGCGGGAGTGCATCTGGGACAGGAGGATCTTCCGCCGGCGGTAGTGCGCCGCTGGTTTTCGCCGCCGCGGATTATCGGGTATTCCACGCACAACTTGACCCAGGCGCTGGCAGCCGCTCGCAGCGGATCGGTGGATTACATTGGCGTCGGCCCCATTTTTTCGACCACTACGAAGGCGAACCCCGACCCGGTAGTGGGCTTGCAAGGGCTGAGGGAAATTCGCGCGGCCGTGGCGATTCCGATTGTGGCCATCGGCGGCATCACGGAAGCCAATGCACAAGCCGTGCTGGACGCCGGTGCCGATGCCGTGGCCATGATTCGCGCGATCGCTCGTGCGGAGAATCCGGGGCAATTTGTTCGTGGACTCGCGGAGCATCTTGCTCGCAAAAGCCACGCCACGGAGGGGTGA
- the gnfM gene encoding acetoacetate metabolism regulatory protein AtoC: protein MTATVPRVLVADDEDSIRWVLSQAIAELGWQVDSAANGQEAWSKLRDGRYDIALVDIRMPGVDGLELLSRVRDAGCPTSVVIVTAQNTMANAIEAMKRGAYDYITKPFDLEQVRLLLQRAMEMRRQSAELQRLEQDQRKRFELGVEIVGRTPAMQEIFKTIGRVAATDATVLIQGESGTGKELIARAIHAHSRRWSGPFVAVNCSAVPRDLLESELFGHERGAFTGATEQRPGVFEVANEGTLFLDEVGDMPLELQAKLLRVLQERELTRVGGRDVIKINVRLIAATNQNLERAVREGKFREDLYFRLAVVPIQVPPLRQRRADIPELVRYFLEKINRELGTHVSGISDEALTKLADYSWPGNVRELENTLIRAAVLAPGPLLMPDDLMIGEAPRKPVASEEWTLEAAVRRAAESFLASRPEPLLPNLYSWMLQRVERPLIELALERTGGNQLRAAALLGINRNTLHKKMRQLHIALGRADAQDDK, encoded by the coding sequence ATGACAGCAACTGTTCCTCGGGTATTAGTGGCCGACGACGAAGATTCGATTCGCTGGGTGCTCTCGCAAGCCATTGCCGAGCTGGGCTGGCAAGTGGACTCCGCCGCCAACGGCCAAGAGGCCTGGAGCAAGCTGCGCGATGGTCGATACGACATTGCTTTGGTGGACATTCGTATGCCGGGAGTGGATGGGCTCGAGCTGCTTTCCAGAGTGCGTGACGCTGGCTGCCCGACCTCCGTTGTGATCGTGACGGCGCAAAACACCATGGCCAACGCCATCGAAGCGATGAAACGCGGTGCGTACGACTACATCACCAAGCCGTTCGACTTGGAACAAGTGCGCCTCTTGTTGCAGCGCGCCATGGAAATGCGGCGCCAAAGCGCTGAGCTGCAACGCTTGGAGCAGGACCAGCGCAAACGCTTCGAACTGGGGGTCGAGATTGTCGGCCGCACGCCGGCGATGCAGGAAATTTTCAAGACGATTGGGCGTGTGGCCGCCACGGACGCTACCGTTTTGATTCAGGGCGAAAGTGGCACGGGCAAGGAACTGATCGCGCGCGCTATTCACGCCCATTCCCGGCGCTGGAGCGGCCCCTTTGTCGCCGTCAATTGCTCGGCGGTGCCGCGGGACTTGTTGGAAAGCGAACTCTTCGGTCACGAACGTGGCGCATTTACCGGAGCGACGGAGCAGCGCCCGGGCGTGTTCGAAGTTGCCAACGAAGGCACTTTGTTCCTCGACGAGGTGGGCGATATGCCCCTCGAGCTGCAGGCAAAGCTGTTGCGCGTGCTGCAGGAGCGGGAACTCACCCGCGTCGGTGGCCGCGACGTCATCAAAATCAATGTTCGCCTGATCGCGGCGACGAATCAAAACTTGGAGCGGGCCGTGCGCGAGGGAAAGTTCCGCGAAGACTTGTACTTCCGCTTGGCCGTCGTCCCCATTCAGGTTCCGCCTCTCCGCCAGCGGCGCGCGGATATTCCTGAGCTGGTGCGGTACTTCCTGGAGAAAATCAACCGCGAACTCGGCACCCATGTATCCGGAATTTCCGATGAAGCCCTGACCAAGCTTGCGGATTATTCATGGCCGGGAAACGTCCGAGAACTCGAAAACACCCTCATCCGCGCGGCTGTGCTTGCACCCGGACCCCTCCTGATGCCGGATGACTTGATGATCGGCGAGGCGCCGAGAAAACCGGTCGCGAGCGAGGAGTGGACACTCGAAGCCGCCGTGCGGCGGGCAGCGGAGTCGTTTTTGGCGTCGCGCCCCGAGCCGCTTCTGCCCAATTTGTACTCTTGGATGTTGCAGCGCGTCGAACGCCCCCTGATCGAGCTGGCGTTGGAGCGCACCGGCGGGAATCAACTGCGCGCCGCTGCATTGCTCGGGATCAATCGCAATACCCTGCACAAAAAGATGCGGCAGTTGCACATCGCGCTCGGGCGAGCCGATGCCCAAGACGACAAGTAA
- the gnfL gene encoding PAS domain-containing sensor histidine kinase codes for MKFSVAHAPLSAIMENVLASLGEAVVLTDAQACVLFLNPAAEELTGWSSSQVVGRNAKDVFAGSPVVTELLNRTLATLQRQACGETSLQLDPGRSLPVRVSCSPIWSGNGLLEGTALVFHDLTYQHKLEQTVRRTETLARLGTLVAGLAHEIKNPLGGIRGAAQLLADRYAEEPEIQEYTAIMIRETDRLTRLVEQLLVLGAPGEPALVPVNVHRVLHEVLRLCRPQLRARGIATALEIDPSLPDVRADADQLTQLFLNLIANACEAMESGGRLTIVTRVETDYHIVQGGGPGKFARVEFADSGPGFSEAVIHHAFEPFFTTKPKGIGLGLAICQRIVATIGGDIRLANRENGGGVVTVYLPIEGRR; via the coding sequence GTGAAATTTTCCGTTGCGCACGCTCCATTGTCCGCGATCATGGAAAACGTACTGGCGAGCCTCGGCGAGGCTGTGGTGCTGACCGACGCCCAGGCCTGCGTGTTGTTCCTGAACCCTGCCGCGGAAGAACTCACCGGTTGGTCGTCGTCTCAGGTGGTGGGACGAAATGCGAAAGACGTTTTCGCCGGCTCGCCGGTGGTCACGGAGTTGTTGAACCGAACGCTGGCCACATTGCAGCGCCAAGCCTGTGGCGAAACGTCGTTGCAACTCGACCCCGGCCGAAGCTTGCCGGTGCGTGTCAGTTGCTCGCCCATCTGGTCCGGCAATGGCCTGCTCGAAGGCACTGCGCTGGTGTTCCATGACCTGACCTACCAGCACAAGTTGGAGCAGACGGTCCGGCGTACGGAAACACTGGCGCGACTCGGAACGTTGGTTGCCGGCCTGGCTCACGAGATTAAAAATCCTCTGGGCGGCATTCGAGGTGCGGCGCAGCTCCTGGCGGATCGCTATGCCGAGGAACCGGAAATCCAAGAATATACGGCCATCATGATCCGAGAAACCGACCGGTTGACCCGCTTGGTGGAACAGCTCCTGGTGCTGGGTGCACCCGGCGAGCCGGCCTTGGTCCCGGTGAACGTGCATCGAGTGCTGCACGAGGTTTTGCGCTTGTGCCGGCCACAACTCCGGGCGCGAGGCATCGCAACTGCACTGGAAATCGATCCGAGCCTGCCGGACGTGCGTGCAGATGCCGACCAACTCACGCAACTGTTCCTCAATTTGATTGCCAACGCCTGCGAGGCAATGGAAAGCGGAGGCCGACTGACCATCGTCACCCGCGTAGAGACCGACTATCACATTGTGCAAGGAGGTGGGCCGGGAAAGTTTGCCCGCGTGGAATTTGCGGATTCCGGCCCAGGGTTTTCCGAAGCCGTGATCCACCACGCGTTCGAGCCGTTTTTCACCACCAAGCCCAAAGGAATCGGACTCGGCTTGGCCATTTGCCAGCGGATCGTTGCCACAATCGGCGGCGATATTCGCCTGGCCAACAGAGAAAACGGCGGTGGCGTGGTGACAGTCTATCTGCCGATCGAGGGACGAAGATGA
- the ispF gene encoding 2-C-methyl-D-erythritol 2,4-cyclodiphosphate synthase, producing the protein MMRIGHGYDLHKLVPGRPLYLGGVAIEYDQGLLGHSDGDVVLHALCDALLGAMGAGDIGQHFPDTDERYLGTPSSALLSEVAKLLQLEGWAVVNLDVTIVAEAPRLAPYRHAMRSRIAELLQVPIEAVSVKAKSNEGMDAVGRGEAIAATAVALIQDRTQHSVS; encoded by the coding sequence ATGATGCGCATCGGTCACGGTTATGACTTGCACAAACTCGTTCCAGGGCGCCCGCTGTACTTGGGCGGGGTCGCCATCGAGTACGACCAAGGGCTCCTGGGGCATTCGGACGGGGACGTCGTGTTGCATGCGCTGTGCGACGCTCTGCTCGGTGCCATGGGGGCGGGAGACATCGGGCAGCACTTCCCCGATACGGACGAGCGCTATCTGGGTACGCCAAGCTCGGCGTTGCTTTCAGAAGTCGCCAAGCTGCTGCAACTCGAGGGCTGGGCGGTGGTGAACCTCGACGTGACCATTGTCGCCGAAGCTCCCCGGCTGGCCCCGTATCGGCATGCGATGCGCTCTCGCATCGCGGAATTGCTGCAGGTTCCCATTGAAGCGGTGAGCGTGAAGGCCAAATCCAATGAAGGGATGGACGCCGTGGGCCGGGGGGAAGCCATTGCCGCAACGGCAGTTGCGCTGATCCAAGATCGTACGCAGCATTCCGTGTCGTAA
- a CDS encoding FmdB family transcriptional regulator, with the protein MPIYEFRCRKCRKRFSILTLRVGEAYEVRCEHCGASEADRLLSRFAMPKSEEARMEALADPSRLGDLDENDPKSFARWMRNVGKEMGDEFGGDDFEEMIDEIESGGEPEDTADTGREEE; encoded by the coding sequence ATGCCGATTTACGAATTTCGGTGCCGGAAATGCCGCAAGCGGTTTTCGATCCTCACGTTGCGTGTGGGCGAAGCGTACGAGGTGCGGTGCGAGCACTGTGGAGCCAGCGAAGCCGACCGTCTGCTTTCCCGGTTTGCGATGCCGAAGTCCGAAGAGGCCCGCATGGAGGCGCTGGCTGATCCCAGTCGCTTGGGGGACCTCGATGAGAACGACCCAAAGAGCTTTGCCCGTTGGATGCGCAACGTGGGAAAGGAGATGGGGGACGAGTTCGGCGGCGACGATTTCGAGGAAATGATCGACGAGATCGAAAGCGGTGGCGAGCCGGAAGACACTGCGGACACTGGTCGCGAGGAAGAATAG
- a CDS encoding glutathione S-transferase, translated as MNSAYRLFGNELSPYSVKVRSYLRFKGLEHQWLVRNATTEEEFARYAKLPLIPLLLTPQGEALQDSTPIIETIEAREPEPSITPPDPVLGFVSALIEEYADEWLNKPMFHYRWFYEEDAASAAERLAESLMPEADRSAAAAMIRQRMVPRLRFVGSSNDTKATIEESYLRLLGLLEEHLQSRRYLLGERPALADFGLYGQLYQCLSDPTPGQILRQRAPRVVAWIEQMSAPRNLGPFEEWGTLAPTLEPLVREIGEVFIPWTLANERALHSGSDTLEVVIRGRTFRQTPQKYHAKSLAMLRAKFASVASNPELRHLLERCGCLSALTAVQHL; from the coding sequence ATGAATTCTGCGTATCGGCTCTTTGGGAACGAATTGTCGCCGTACTCCGTCAAGGTTCGATCGTATCTACGCTTCAAAGGGCTCGAACACCAATGGCTGGTGCGCAACGCCACGACCGAAGAAGAATTTGCGCGCTATGCCAAACTGCCGCTGATCCCCCTTTTGCTCACGCCGCAAGGCGAGGCGCTGCAAGATTCCACGCCCATCATAGAAACGATCGAGGCGCGGGAACCGGAGCCTTCGATTACACCGCCCGACCCTGTGTTGGGTTTCGTCTCGGCGCTCATCGAAGAATACGCCGACGAATGGCTGAACAAGCCGATGTTCCACTACCGCTGGTTTTACGAGGAGGATGCGGCTTCAGCCGCCGAGCGGCTGGCGGAGAGTCTCATGCCGGAGGCAGACCGTTCCGCTGCGGCCGCGATGATTCGCCAGCGCATGGTGCCCCGACTGCGATTCGTCGGCTCCTCCAATGATACCAAAGCCACCATCGAGGAATCCTATCTCCGTTTGCTCGGGTTACTCGAAGAGCATTTGCAATCTCGCCGTTACCTCTTGGGGGAGCGCCCTGCCTTGGCTGATTTCGGTCTTTACGGGCAGCTCTATCAATGTCTCTCCGATCCGACGCCCGGACAAATTCTTCGCCAGCGTGCGCCCCGCGTTGTCGCTTGGATCGAACAGATGTCCGCCCCGAGGAACCTAGGACCGTTCGAGGAATGGGGCACCCTGGCACCGACGTTAGAGCCGCTTGTACGAGAAATCGGCGAGGTGTTCATTCCGTGGACGCTGGCCAACGAGCGCGCTTTGCACTCCGGGTCCGACACGCTCGAAGTCGTTATTCGAGGGCGCACGTTCCGCCAAACGCCTCAAAAGTACCACGCCAAATCACTGGCCATGCTGCGGGCGAAATTTGCCTCCGTTGCCAGCAACCCCGAGCTGCGCCACTTGCTCGAGCGGTGTGGTTGCCTGAGTGCACTGACCGCAGTGCAGCACTTGTGA
- the eno gene encoding enolase has product MKIRKIWAREILDSRGNPTVEVDVILDTGVLGRASVPSGASTGSHEAVELRDRTRRYQGKGVQRAVDNVNAKIAPRLRGRDPRDQRAIDALLCELDGTPNKRKLGANAVLAVSLAVAKAAAQAAGQPLYRYLGGPQAKVLPVPLMNILNGGAHANNSVDIQEFMILPLGSRSYREALRMGVEVFHSLKRVLQERGYSTAVGDEGGFAPALASNEEALESILRAIEMAGYQPGKQIALAIDAAATEFYDEREVEYVFHKSDGSRRSAAELVELYADWVRRYPIVSIEDGLAEDDWNGWRMLTHELGKKVQLVGDDLFVTHPERLRRGVEMGVANAILIKPNQIGTLSETLDTIESAHRAGYKTIISHRSGETEDSTIADLAVAVGAGQIKTGSPCRGERTAKYNQLLRIEEHLGQRALYPGRAALKRSS; this is encoded by the coding sequence ATGAAGATACGGAAGATTTGGGCCCGGGAGATTCTCGACTCCAGAGGGAACCCGACCGTCGAAGTGGATGTCATCCTGGATACGGGCGTTCTCGGCCGGGCATCGGTTCCTTCTGGTGCATCGACTGGAAGTCACGAGGCTGTCGAATTGCGCGACCGTACGCGTCGCTATCAAGGCAAAGGCGTTCAGCGTGCGGTCGACAACGTGAACGCCAAGATTGCCCCGCGACTTCGCGGCCGCGACCCCAGGGACCAACGCGCCATCGATGCGCTGTTGTGCGAGCTCGATGGAACGCCGAACAAACGCAAACTCGGTGCGAATGCCGTTCTCGCTGTGTCGCTGGCTGTGGCCAAGGCGGCGGCGCAAGCCGCTGGGCAGCCCCTGTACCGTTACCTCGGAGGGCCGCAGGCCAAAGTGCTACCCGTGCCCCTCATGAATATTCTGAACGGAGGGGCCCACGCAAACAACTCCGTGGACATTCAAGAATTCATGATCCTACCGTTGGGCAGTCGCTCGTATCGCGAGGCGTTGCGCATGGGAGTGGAGGTCTTCCACAGCCTCAAGCGCGTATTGCAGGAACGTGGCTATTCCACTGCCGTCGGCGACGAAGGTGGATTTGCCCCGGCGTTGGCTTCGAATGAGGAGGCTCTAGAGTCGATTTTGCGCGCCATCGAGATGGCGGGGTATCAGCCGGGAAAGCAAATCGCCCTGGCCATCGACGCCGCAGCTACGGAATTTTACGACGAGCGCGAAGTGGAGTACGTTTTTCACAAGTCCGATGGCAGTCGCCGGTCGGCCGCGGAACTCGTGGAGCTCTACGCGGATTGGGTCCGACGCTACCCCATCGTATCCATCGAGGACGGCTTGGCGGAAGACGACTGGAACGGTTGGCGGATGCTCACGCACGAACTGGGAAAAAAGGTCCAACTGGTCGGGGATGATTTGTTCGTCACTCATCCAGAGCGCTTGCGCCGCGGCGTCGAGATGGGAGTGGCCAATGCGATTTTGATCAAACCCAACCAGATCGGCACCTTATCCGAAACGCTCGATACGATCGAAAGCGCTCACCGTGCTGGCTACAAAACCATTATCTCGCATCGCTCCGGCGAAACCGAAGATTCGACCATTGCCGACCTCGCTGTTGCCGTGGGAGCAGGGCAAATCAAGACCGGTAGCCCTTGTCGAGGCGAACGTACTGCAAAGTACAATCAACTGCTTCGCATCGAAGAGCATCTCGGGCAACGAGCCCTGTACCCCGGCCGAGCCGCTTTGAAACGCTCATCGTGA
- a CDS encoding VWA domain-containing protein gives MKAPRSRHWLATPQIAQFAAPPTGELVAQWIETDTYDAAAFSSIVQDCPSLQKLSDSGRRLLPHFGAFLFDLYAVLYKAAIVMRDPEQVLPSAGLYRIVLDAILRAPALAVLRERTVLDERQSGLAAALLGEEILSLLRAERLINRAHMLDYWSLHHQEQELADLQEQAISAAELAQTVPEGRRSAVTQLAEHLQRQAELVRRNHVYKARDVERGVREMIDRQSKHLEIGVGRVAVRTAEIEQQLQEWQERWGGRFGQSVGLQVELGKRLADNPRLHKLARLVGRMKAHAWALRQKTYERESQEVHAVTRGRDLSALLPCELVALRNPWRKREFGRRLLEGTLLQYEIRGPAERGRGPLLVCLDVSSSMSGDKEIWAKAIALTLLDIAQRQKRLFRVICFSAADTPLFELDLNPGERYASDPHRILDFAAYFPGGGTDFQKPLEAAVRCLQSKKYRRSDVVFVTDGECHFDPVWLERFLDRKRELGFRLFAVLIDVGSSSLGALRQVSDRITSVRQLTAEAGSELFLAL, from the coding sequence GTGAAAGCGCCTCGGAGTCGTCATTGGCTGGCAACGCCGCAAATCGCGCAGTTCGCCGCACCGCCGACCGGAGAATTGGTTGCCCAGTGGATCGAGACCGACACGTACGACGCCGCCGCGTTCTCGTCCATTGTCCAGGACTGCCCCTCTTTGCAAAAGCTCTCCGACAGCGGGCGCAGGCTTCTCCCCCATTTCGGAGCGTTTCTGTTCGACTTGTATGCTGTGCTTTACAAGGCAGCGATTGTCATGCGCGATCCCGAGCAGGTGCTGCCGAGTGCCGGGCTGTATCGGATCGTCCTCGATGCCATCCTGCGTGCCCCGGCCTTGGCCGTTTTGCGCGAGCGGACTGTGCTGGACGAGCGGCAAAGTGGCCTGGCAGCAGCGCTTTTAGGAGAGGAGATTTTGTCCCTCCTGCGCGCAGAACGCCTAATCAACCGCGCCCATATGCTGGATTACTGGAGCCTCCACCACCAGGAACAGGAGCTCGCCGACTTGCAGGAACAAGCCATATCTGCCGCGGAGTTGGCGCAAACCGTGCCGGAGGGACGGCGCAGCGCAGTGACCCAACTTGCGGAACACCTCCAGCGGCAGGCGGAACTCGTGCGCCGCAACCATGTCTACAAGGCCCGCGATGTGGAACGCGGTGTCCGGGAGATGATCGACCGTCAGAGCAAACACCTAGAGATTGGCGTCGGACGGGTGGCTGTCCGTACCGCTGAGATCGAACAGCAGTTGCAGGAGTGGCAGGAACGCTGGGGCGGCCGCTTCGGGCAATCCGTTGGCTTGCAGGTCGAACTGGGCAAGCGCCTGGCGGACAATCCCCGCTTGCACAAACTGGCCCGCTTGGTCGGCCGGATGAAGGCACACGCTTGGGCGCTTCGTCAAAAGACCTACGAGCGAGAGAGCCAGGAGGTCCATGCGGTCACGCGCGGGCGAGATTTGAGTGCTCTCCTGCCTTGCGAGCTCGTAGCGCTGCGCAATCCGTGGAGAAAGCGCGAGTTCGGCCGGCGACTTCTGGAGGGCACTCTCCTGCAGTACGAGATTCGCGGGCCCGCCGAACGAGGGCGCGGGCCGCTCCTTGTATGTCTCGACGTGAGTTCCTCGATGTCGGGGGACAAGGAAATTTGGGCCAAGGCCATTGCTTTGACGTTGCTCGACATTGCGCAGCGGCAGAAGCGCTTGTTCCGCGTGATTTGTTTTTCGGCTGCCGACACACCACTATTCGAACTCGATCTCAACCCCGGAGAGCGTTACGCGAGCGATCCCCATCGGATTCTCGATTTCGCCGCCTATTTTCCGGGCGGCGGTACCGACTTTCAAAAACCCCTCGAAGCCGCCGTACGGTGCTTGCAGTCCAAAAAGTATCGCCGCAGCGACGTCGTCTTCGTCACCGATGGGGAGTGTCACTTCGATCCAGTGTGGCTGGAGCGCTTTCTGGATCGAAAGCGGGAGCTTGGCTTTCGGCTGTTCGCGGTACTGATCGACGTGGGTTCGTCGAGCCTAGGGGCGTTGAGACAAGTGAGCGATCGCATCACCTCGGTTCGCCAACTCACAGCCGAGGCAGGCTCCGAACTCTTCCTCGCGCTTTAG
- a CDS encoding B12-binding domain-containing radical SAM protein produces MKIYLVAPKNPESFWTFDRILPSLGKKCVFPNLSLPTVAGITPRKHEVVLCDENVEDVNFDTDADIVGLTGYVIHKQRIFELAAEFRKRGKFVVVGGPFASLCPEELRGKVDVIFIDEAEYTWPQFLEDYERGTWKPEYRQVEKPSMHDSPLPRFDLLKVDRYRTMTIQFARGCPFNCEFCDIIVMYGRRPRTKTVAQVMAEVQEIHRLGVRNIFVVDDNFIGNKKEAKELLKALAQWQREQGYPIEMMTEVTLNVAQDDELLDLMRAANFTTIFIGIESPRPASLQETHKTQNLRENLLDAVHRIQRAGIEVMAGMIVGFDHDDPKIFDEQFEFIQQARIPVSMTGMLNAVPKTPLYERLKRAGRLIAESVGDQFVFTNIVPAGMSLAELYEGYKRLLERLYSYRSYRKRVMDFILHRGQLAQTRVVTSAQDLKIFFRVLWYCVLRASPARAWFTLSLLCNTLLRRPRAFRDAVTFALLHKHLYEYMKATAKRLDALLADFRAAPCPDRLLPQEG; encoded by the coding sequence ATGAAGATTTACCTCGTCGCGCCGAAAAACCCGGAATCGTTTTGGACGTTTGACCGCATTCTCCCGAGCCTCGGGAAGAAGTGTGTGTTCCCGAATCTTTCCTTGCCGACGGTAGCGGGCATCACTCCGCGCAAGCACGAAGTCGTGTTGTGCGATGAAAACGTCGAAGACGTGAACTTTGACACCGACGCCGACATTGTCGGCCTCACCGGCTACGTGATCCACAAGCAGAGAATTTTCGAGCTGGCCGCCGAGTTCCGAAAACGCGGGAAATTTGTCGTCGTCGGAGGCCCATTTGCATCCCTGTGCCCCGAGGAGCTTCGCGGCAAGGTGGATGTGATCTTTATTGACGAAGCGGAATATACCTGGCCGCAGTTTCTCGAAGATTACGAACGCGGCACTTGGAAGCCGGAGTACCGGCAAGTGGAGAAGCCCAGTATGCACGATTCCCCTTTGCCGCGCTTCGACTTGCTGAAAGTGGATCGTTACCGCACCATGACCATCCAGTTCGCCCGCGGTTGCCCCTTCAATTGCGAGTTCTGCGATATCATTGTCATGTACGGCCGCCGCCCGCGCACGAAGACTGTCGCGCAGGTGATGGCCGAGGTGCAAGAAATCCACCGCTTGGGCGTGCGCAACATCTTTGTGGTGGATGACAACTTCATTGGCAACAAGAAGGAGGCCAAGGAGCTGCTCAAGGCTTTGGCCCAGTGGCAGCGAGAACAGGGATACCCCATCGAGATGATGACCGAGGTGACCCTCAACGTGGCGCAGGACGACGAGCTGCTGGACCTCATGCGTGCTGCGAATTTCACGACGATTTTCATCGGCATCGAGTCTCCCCGGCCGGCCAGCTTGCAGGAGACGCACAAGACGCAAAACCTGCGCGAGAATTTGCTCGATGCGGTGCATCGCATCCAACGTGCCGGTATCGAAGTCATGGCCGGAATGATCGTGGGGTTCGATCACGACGACCCAAAGATCTTCGACGAGCAATTCGAGTTCATCCAGCAGGCACGCATCCCCGTGTCCATGACGGGGATGCTCAATGCGGTGCCGAAGACTCCTCTCTACGAGCGCTTGAAGCGCGCTGGCCGATTGATTGCCGAATCGGTCGGGGACCAGTTTGTGTTCACCAACATCGTGCCGGCCGGCATGTCGCTGGCCGAGTTGTACGAGGGCTATAAGCGCTTGCTCGAGCGGCTGTACAGTTACCGGAGTTACCGCAAGCGGGTGATGGATTTCATTTTGCACCGCGGCCAACTCGCACAGACTCGGGTGGTGACCTCGGCGCAGGACCTGAAAATCTTTTTCCGCGTGCTGTGGTACTGCGTCTTGCGGGCGAGTCCCGCACGCGCATGGTTCACACTGTCGTTGTTGTGCAACACCTTGCTCCGCCGTCCCCGCGCGTTCCGGGACGCGGTGACGTTCGCACTGCTGCACAAGCACCTGTACGAGTACATGAAGGCCACTGCGAAACGGCTGGATGCGTTACTGGCGGACTTCCGGGCTGCCCCGTGCCCGGACCGCTTGTTGCCGCAGGAGGGCTGA
- a CDS encoding TetR family transcriptional regulator: protein MPKNRSHVAEHAVGPGGRRGRSASRQRARRMAPELRREQLLACALRVFARRGISEGRHAEIAQEAGVAVPTVFVYFPTREALVEAVLQEVARFYIDMTRRIHAREDLPADEVLLLHAREFSSSVATHEDYARVWLDWSTAIREQMWPRYLDFQRQVVEVIARTIRRGQKEGTIRTHLDPKFAALFVVSAAHMVAQMQFSHQPAQVLDRFLRTLVGSITGGMLPSR, encoded by the coding sequence ATGCCGAAAAACCGTTCCCACGTCGCCGAGCATGCAGTCGGACCGGGAGGTCGCCGAGGCCGTTCCGCCAGCCGGCAGCGCGCCCGCCGGATGGCGCCGGAATTGCGGCGCGAGCAGCTTCTTGCCTGTGCCCTGCGGGTCTTTGCGCGCCGCGGGATTAGCGAAGGGAGGCATGCAGAGATTGCCCAGGAGGCAGGGGTCGCTGTACCCACTGTGTTCGTATATTTCCCGACGCGCGAGGCACTGGTGGAAGCCGTGCTGCAAGAAGTTGCCCGCTTTTACATCGACATGACCCGGCGCATTCATGCCCGCGAGGATCTCCCTGCAGACGAAGTGCTCTTGCTGCACGCTCGGGAGTTTTCCTCCTCCGTCGCGACTCATGAGGACTACGCGCGCGTCTGGCTCGACTGGAGCACTGCAATTCGCGAACAAATGTGGCCCCGGTATCTCGATTTTCAACGACAAGTGGTCGAAGTTATCGCTCGCACGATTCGCCGCGGCCAAAAAGAAGGCACGATCCGCACGCATCTCGACCCAAAGTTCGCCGCCTTGTTCGTCGTCAGTGCGGCCCACATGGTAGCCCAGATGCAATTTTCGCATCAGCCTGCTCAAGTTCTCGACCGATTCTTGCGCACGCTCGTCGGCTCGATCACCGGCGGCATGCTTCCCTCGCGATGA